In Columba livia isolate bColLiv1 breed racing homer chromosome 20, bColLiv1.pat.W.v2, whole genome shotgun sequence, a genomic segment contains:
- the CRK gene encoding adapter molecule crk isoform X1: protein MAGQFDCEDRASWYWGRLSRADAVSLLQGQRHGTFLVRDSGTIPGDYVLSVSESSRVSHYIVNSLGPAGGRRAGGEGPGAPGVNPTRFRIGDQEFDSLPALLEFYKIHYLDTTTLIEPVSRSRQNSGVILRQEEAEFVRALFDFNGNDEEDLPFKKGDILRIRDKPEEQWWNAEDSEGKRGMIPVPYVEKYRPSSASVSTVIGGNQDSSHPQPLGGPEPGPYAQPSINTPLPNLQNGPIYARVIQKRVPNAYDKTALALEVGELVKVTKINVSGQWEGECNGRRGHFPFTHVRLLDQQNPDEDFS from the exons ATGGCCGGACAGTTCGACTGCGAGGACCGGGCGAGCTGGTACTGGGGGCGGCTGAGCCGGGCCGACGCGGTGTCGCTGCTGCAGGGGCAGCGCCACGGGACCTTCCTGGTGCGCGATTCGGGCACCATCCCCGGCGACTACGTGCTCTCGGTGTCCGAGAGCTCCCGTGTCTCGCACTACATCGTCAACAGCTTGGGGCCGGCGGGAGGCCGGCGGGCCGGCGGCGAGGGCCCCGGGGCCCCGG GGGTGAATCCCACCAGATTTCGAATAGGTGACCAAGAGTTTGATTCTTTGCCAGCTTTACTGGAATTCTACAAAATACACTATTTGGACACTACAACCTTGATAGAACCAGTTTCCCGATCCAGGCAGAATAGCGGCGTTATCCTCAGGCAGGAGGAAGCTGAATTTGTGCGAGCTCTCTTTGACTTTAATGGAAACGATGAAGAAGATCTTCCATTTAAGAAAGGAGACATACTGAGAATCCGGGATAAACCTGAAGAGCAATGGTGGAATGCAGAAGACAGCGAAGGGAAGAGGGGAATGATACCTGTTCCTTACGTCGAGAAGTATAGACCTTCTTCTGCTTCAGTATCTACTGTCATTGGAGGTAACCAGGATAGTTCCCACCCACAGCCCCTGGGTGGGCCGGAGCCAGGGCCCTATGCCCAGCCCAGCATCAACACTCCGCTCCCTAACCTTCAGAATGGCCCTATTTATGCCCGGGTTATCCAGAAGCGAGTCCCTAATGCCTACGACAAGACAGCCTTGGCTTTGGAG GTCGGTGAGCTGGTGAAGGTCACAAAGATTAACGTGAGCGGTCAGTGGGAAGGAGAATGTAATGGCAGACGCGGTCACTTTCCGTTCACACATGTCCGCCTCCTGGATCAACAGAATCCTGATGAGGACTTCAGCTGA
- the CRK gene encoding adapter molecule crk isoform X2, with translation MAGQFDCEDRASWYWGRLSRADAVSLLQGQRHGTFLVRDSGTIPGDYVLSVSESSRVSHYIVNSLGPAGGRRAGGEGPGAPGVNPTRFRIGDQEFDSLPALLEFYKIHYLDTTTLIEPVSRSRQNSGVILRQEEAEFVRALFDFNGNDEEDLPFKKGDILRIRDKPEEQWWNAEDSEGKRGMIPVPYVEKYRPSSASVSTVIGGR, from the exons ATGGCCGGACAGTTCGACTGCGAGGACCGGGCGAGCTGGTACTGGGGGCGGCTGAGCCGGGCCGACGCGGTGTCGCTGCTGCAGGGGCAGCGCCACGGGACCTTCCTGGTGCGCGATTCGGGCACCATCCCCGGCGACTACGTGCTCTCGGTGTCCGAGAGCTCCCGTGTCTCGCACTACATCGTCAACAGCTTGGGGCCGGCGGGAGGCCGGCGGGCCGGCGGCGAGGGCCCCGGGGCCCCGG GGGTGAATCCCACCAGATTTCGAATAGGTGACCAAGAGTTTGATTCTTTGCCAGCTTTACTGGAATTCTACAAAATACACTATTTGGACACTACAACCTTGATAGAACCAGTTTCCCGATCCAGGCAGAATAGCGGCGTTATCCTCAGGCAGGAGGAAGCTGAATTTGTGCGAGCTCTCTTTGACTTTAATGGAAACGATGAAGAAGATCTTCCATTTAAGAAAGGAGACATACTGAGAATCCGGGATAAACCTGAAGAGCAATGGTGGAATGCAGAAGACAGCGAAGGGAAGAGGGGAATGATACCTGTTCCTTACGTCGAGAAGTATAGACCTTCTTCTGCTTCAGTATCTACTGTCATTGGAG GTCGGTGA